TGTTGTTCAAATTGCCTTGACCAGTTTGTGAACAAAAGAAGACCATGTTTTGGAGATTTTTATTCACCAAGCTAATCTCATCTCTCAAAGATACCTTTGACATAAATCATTCCCTTCTCCGTCAGCTGAAGCTCCCTTCTCATTCGGTCTACTTGTTGGTCGTCACCTTGAACAATGATCTCTGAAAGGCTTCCATTCTCTGCTACTATCATTTTGACTTTTATCTGTTCCTTCCTGGATGCCCTTGTCCAATAGTATGCGCCTCTGTTTAATTACGAGTTTATTAGATGCTCAAAGTTTGAACACAGAGTTTAAGAATGCAAAGATTACACTTTGGGGGAAGAAAGATGTGGTGAAATAGCAGGAAGGCTGCAATAGAATGCTTACGCTAGGGGGCTTAATGTGGTCAGCCAGAACCAGTTATTGCCTGCGTCTGGAACAGTTATGGTAAGAACGAGGGCAACACTGGCCAGACTTATGCAGGTGCAGAAAGTGAGTAGTGCTGCCTGGCTTCGACTTGGAACCATCATCCCTTCAAACCTTCACCAGTGATAGGAAGAAGAGTTGGAACCTCAAAAATGCACATGTAGAAACTAGTTGAGACAGCTTGAAAGCAGGAAGGACAAGAAGCAATTAACCAAGATGATTTCTAGCCAAGATATTGTCACTGGCTTTTGCTTGCTAACTTACGTAATAGTCTCTCCTCTCTCCAACACCACGAAATTGTTGCGAGCAAAGAAGGACAGAATTGCTCCAGCCACCTGATTGGGCATCAGATTCCCCTCCCCATCTGACACTGCAGTAAATGTCTTCTGAACGATCTAAATTGACCAAAGAGAAAGAACAATCACGCCATCAGCTAGCTAGCTACGCACTCTTAACTGCGACCAAATTGTAGTCAAACACTTACCAGGAAACTGGCTCCTATAACATTTATTCACGAAATGCTAGTAGTACTAAAAATCAACGAAGGGAGCAGGGAGAAAGGTGAGAAACAAAACCAAACAGTGCTGGTGGAAGTATCCATGCTCAGCCAAAGGTGAACCCTGTCGACTGTATCCCTTTTCTCCTCCTCCCAATCCATATATTATACATGTATGTAGTATGTTACTTTGCtgtttttaacaactttagcaTCAACCAATTAGTTAATACGATATGTAAACAACTCAGACACATAGGTGAAGGTGAGGCTATATGAAGATGGGTCAATGAGGAGTAGTTGCTCCTACCAATCTAAGTACTGTGAAATTACGGTATTCAAAGTTAGCTAGCTAGTTCATGTGCAGCTGCAGATGCAGCTGCAATTAGGGGAGGAGAATACGTACACAGTAGTATATACTGTATGTGTATGTATTAGAACTTAGAAGAAGAGAACACTAGGTAGAAGGTCAGTCTAAAAAACAGAGGCAGTATTCATTATTTACCTTGGATTTGACAGAGCGCTTGATAAGGGACCAAAGGCCGGGAACGGAGATGACAAACAGTCCCAGGGAAGTGTAGTAGCTGGCTTGTGAATAGCCGCCGCCCACGAAGCTGTCGGCGAGGAAGAAGTGTATCGTCATCAGGGGAGGAGAATTCGGATGCTGGAGTCCAAGATGATGCGCTGCTAAAGCTACAGGTACTACTGAAGACGATAGACTTTCGTGAAGCGATGACCGTACTGGAAGAAGAGCTCTGCAGGCAGGGGGATGTGGGTGAAGAAGCCACGGTCGTCGTCTCCCATGAGAACGACGACAAAATCGTCTGGTATTGGGGCGGTAATATTCTTGTATGGCACTTGCTGCTGATGAGTGTAATCTTCGGCCTGCAACAACTATGTCTGCGGCTGCGCTGGTGGTTTTGATTAACTGATTATTATTAGTATTGCGAGGGCGAGAGAGACAAGGAGGAGAGAGCAGCAGAAGCTTCGCTGCCATTTTTTGGCTTCTGTGGTGACTGGTGACGCCAGGACACCCAACACCGCATGACATCCATCCATCTACTTTCCTAGTCCTGGCTGGTGCTCTAGTTTTCACCTTAATTTAGGCAAATTTGCCCGATAACATCTTTTATTCCCACATGCGGCGCCAAAATTTATCCCATTCTCTGTTTTCTACCCACGTACTTTCATCATTTCATGCGCCTCCAAaccaaacttccttttttttaatttttttaaacatgCCTCGTGACATTTTTCCCTTTGGTTGTTAATTGATCACCATTGATTTACAAGCTTATACAATTGCCtccgggttttttttttttttggggggggagGCGAGGGTGGGAGGTCTATCTCTATACCATAATTGCGTGATGAGATGATTAATTATCGAAAAAGCAATTATTTAAGGTATGATTAATATCCGATCACGattatgtaatttttttttatagaactttgaattttttttcccaatttcacTTCCCAATCTTAATTCCTCTTTTGTGTATAATTTTTCATTTAAATTATTTTGTGTATTTGTAAATTAAACTCTCGCCAATACCTATAAAGGTCAATACAAAATCCAATTCGATGCTTTCTATTTTCTAATTCTTTAATTTAAGGAAAACATTACTTGAACAAcataaaaatcaaaaaattaattttaatatttcaaataaaatttttaaataaattttcaaacaaagctattaatcaattttgaataatgGTAGTGTGACGGGACCTCTAATGCCCCAAAAACTAATATATTAGTGTGTTTTCATCACCAAAAATACTTAATTTTTAGGGTTAATTGCATCCACCTCCCTAGTGTTTTAACCAAGTTATCGCTAGATCCCTGAGGTTTAGAATATTACATTCCGCCCTTTTACCTAACAAATTTCAAATGGTGTTAAATATTTACCTGTAATTACTAGGGTACCCTGTGTCAATCTAGATTAAAGTATAAAATGAAACAAAGGAGTAGTCAAAAgtagaaatgaaacaaatgagTGTGAGTGATACTGGCTACCTACTATTACTTTTACCGCAACCAACAGCAAATATTTGTTGCTGGCAAAATTACTTAGAGCTAGGAGAGacgaaaaggaacaaaaaataATTGATGATTATTTTTTCAAAGAATTGGAAGCGCACTTGCGAGACTCTTAACTTTACAGAATCTCCTAAACTGGCTCGCTGACCATTTCAACCATCCAAGCCTCTCCCCAATTGCTTCCCACAGTAACAATAACAAGGAAAAAAACTAATCTACCTGCTTAAGAAACCTGCATTTAACTGTATACTGAACTATCCAATATGGAAAATGAATTGCCTTACACCCCATTAGCGATTAGGCTCCGCATTTGATAGCACTATTAATTTCTATGTATTTGCAAATTTGAGTAAGTTGGGCTTCTTATGCTTTTATATTGATTGAAAGAGCCTTACATGTCACATGTTTTCATGAAGATTTAACAAGAAGTGCCATTGTGATTAAGGAAAACTTTGAGAgaataagggaagaaaaagtGAATGAGTTGGTTATGGAATTAGTGGATTTGAACTATTAGTCTACATGGTTTTGGCctatttggatgaaaattgtGAAATCAAATCTAGATGCATGGTTGTGATTAATGGCAGTGTGGATAAAGAATGGTGTGGTTGTGAGAAGATTGGCTTTGAGGTGTTTAGAACTTGAATGGTGTTATTGGTAGAGGTGGCGGAGCATCTAGGGTTTCAAAAAATGATGGTGGTGGCCAAAAGTTATGAAGAGCATGttttagtttttcaaatttttcccttaaatttttatcacatttttttctacttaataatttttaaaagcTTAAAATATAATAGTTTCTTGGGGTAACTTTGTGTAAGCCccgatgcaaccaaatacaaccaaaatactcaaccagacaagtagtcaagtaaatacaatgacaaagaatataagcaattttaaagcacaaaaatagagtaacaataaagtaaaagaaattcaaaccaatcaaactcccaaacttcttccaaacttggagttgaatccaccaaataacttcttcaattgatggtagtgctaaccaacttgtacaagtgaaggctcactccttcctcaccccaaacatactttggttgagcaaaggaattttactactctccaagtaaaccctcaactagctacaattgaaagcttacccactcaattaagaactactttatacaagtgaggcaacctttatcaaggttttatcactccaagtgataggttcaccttcaccaaggttttactcctcccagagagtaaccttcacttgagcaacctcacaacccaactttcccaaccccttatacaaccaacaaataatatttctactcaaagatctcacttgtaagtttgtatttagtgttggccaaaagtctgtgtcttcttgtgttttggggtatttatagaaggtgagaaatgactccaaaaggctctccaacggtcaaatattaaatgctgtcgaaactagccgttggcctgtcggacgtccgaaccacctatcggacgtccgaaccatttgtactgtgtccgaaccctgcgtccgatagaagtcagaatgttcaactttcattctttttgtgtcggacggccgaagcaatgaatgagcgtccgatccaagcgtccgaagaGTATCGTCGTCTGTCGGACCTCCGATCCTCTATCGAGCGTCCGATTCTCTACGTCCGaaccttcatatttcttaacttctctttgattcaaattttttcgattctcttttagatcaatgacctgttctaacaaatttctcacataaaaacattagtccaaatctacattttggtttgttaatcatcaaaaccaatgactgatcaaccaaggtcaacactTTGGGTTATCACTCAATTTGCTAGCTTAATGATGGCAACAGACATTAGTTTTGTAACGTCAAGGGGCTTTTTGCTGTGATTATCAAGTTTAAGGGTATTGACTATAATATTTCAAACTTAATGGGGGCCAGCAGTAGTCTGGCTGAAACACTAGGGAGGTGGATGTAATTAATCCTAATTTTTAAAACAAGCTCTATATACGGATATGTTTAAAAAATGGCAATTTACAAATTCCTTTTAAGTTTTAGGAAAAGGTCTGGGTAACCTCTATTATCGACTTGAGTCACCGCCAATCCCGCTTCAACTTATCGTCATTTCACGCAACAAACATGGAACCGTCCATCAATTTATCTACTTTTGTGCCTTCACTGTTCTCACTTGCCAGTTTATTCCTTTTCTCAATAGcaaatattttcacttaaccTAAATTAGACAcgataaaagaaaaaatccctctacttttttcttttcatatgtAAAATGATGGCtaattaattttgatttttattcGTTTTTAAAAGAAGGGTTTTTTTCATGCACGTATTATCAAATGTTGCTccaaagatgattttttttccaCGATAATTTTCGATAGATCAACTTCGAGGAAATATGACATATGCGAAATCTATACACCTTTATCCATCGTTtctggaaaaaagaaaaagaaaaagaaagtaatCTGGACACCTAAATTATTGCATTTCGAAGGTCCTTCGCATGCACTGCAGGCttagaaaaggggaaaaaaaaggtcCTCCAACGAAATTTGTCCTTCAACTAAATAAGCAACAAGAACAGAAGGATTTTGGCTTCAAAAGTTGAGATGTATATGTCCAATTCAAACCAATTCGTATATTTTTTACTGTAATTCATGTACATTTTTAGTCTAATAGTGAATTTTACACCAATTAATTATTTAAGTAAATTCGAGTTTACATAAAAAATTGTAATAATTACATCAATGGATTTAATTAAAGAGGCCCTGTATTGGGGATAGAGATGGCATAATAGATTGTTCACCTTAAAATATTAATTACGAATTagtataattattattatttgagtAGGGCTCAGGTACAGCTTTTAACGAATCGAACTGCTCATGAATATATTCATATTTGACTCGTTTGAGTTCGAAAAAAATAACTCGATCGTTTAATAAACATGTTCGCGTTTACCTCGTTCAAGTTCccaaaataggaaaaaaaagtgattgtttTAATAAACGAATCATATTTGAACACAATATTAGACTCGTTTAACAATCAAGCTAAACATGAACTCGTTTGCGAACTATTCAAATAATTCATgaacacatatataattatataaataaatataaatataaatacatttaatattatgaaatatatattatattttactCAAAAAGTGATCACGCATTATTTATTTTTcgacaaagaaataaaattaaatttattctCAATGGTATTAAAAcataattaaattatttttaaactcAAATTCAAACTCGAGTTTGTGCTTGAATTCGGCCTGTTTATATTTCAATGGTTTACGTTTGCTAAGCTGGGTAAGACTTCCTCCATATatggaaatgaatttgaagcgAGTTTTCAAGAAACTGTTCGAGTTTTAGCAAAAAACTGCTCTTCGTAAGCGTATCGATTGGTTGAAGGGTCTGAAAAGAACGTAGTTTTGGGGGAATGATACCCGTTGGGATCCCACCTCAAATTCAAactcaaatatttatacaaattaaCAAATTGAATTTTAACAATGTTTATAACTCTTTTATTATTCGATTGAATTTGAACCCCGTGAACActaaggttccgtttgataaaattgaatctgaattttgaaatctgaatactgaaacgattaatttgttgaattttaagcactgaaaagaaatatatgaatgtctgaattttaatgctaaatctatttatactgtttgataaacatttataactgaatgcttaataagttaaattgataattttgcccttatatcttttcatccaaaaaagaaaatagaacctatgatttaattagtttaaaattgttaggtatgaaaatgacaatatttatttttaaaattaatataaaagatgaaatatattatacgaggagtatggagaaaatatgaaaatcattaaaaaaggagaaaagaaatatagaaaACTATTAGATAAAGAATGtcaggttgtttaattagataataatgttgaacataattaacataATTAaacattcagttaggattcttgtacTGAACAAATACACACAAGTTTAACACTGCTTAACAAATTCAGCAAAtggatttttatttatcaaacactcaaaacatctgaatatCTAAAAAAGTTCAAtatcagcacttttttatgttatcaaacagaccctaagtATCGGCTCGATACAAGCTCTAAtattaggccttgtttggaagtCAAGCGTTTTGCAAAGTTTgtttgctacaagttttttaaaaaattttaactacagtaacctcaaaaaatttttcaaaaattttaaactatacacttcaaaatattaaaaaaaaaacacacttcaaaattttttttaaaattttttataataaactacagtaaaattttagataaaatcCAAAAAACTCACGTTACAAACGGGGAAGTTGCCGGGGAACTGGGACGcaggaaaatgtgtttataatcaGACTCGCAAACAGGCTCGAGCTCGTAAAGAAGGCGCCTAATTCTAGCCCGCACTGGAATCTCATCAAAGGCAATCCAAGCTACAACAGACCAATGGGCAGACTTCCTCGCGTCCTCCGCAAGCACTCAGGAGGCTGGTGGGGGAATGATCTAGAGGCGCTCCTACGGCCCGACTAGTTGGTAGCAAATTGTAATGGGCCTACAGCCCTCCACgagactcaaaaaaaaaaaaaaaaaaactctcagAGGGGTCTTATAGTAATTCGATAAAAAAGCAGGGAGGTTAGCGTGtaaaaattaagacaagaagTGGCTCTCTCCTCTCCTCCTCTCTCTGTCCTCTCGACTCTCTCCCCAGCCTCCTCTACTTGTGTTGTGTGCGTGGCCTTGGGCTTTGTCTAATCTCTCTCGACCGAATCGGATAACGCCTACGCCGTCTCCTCTTCGCTTCTTTGTTTTTTCGCCCCTTCTCCCAAATATCTGTTTCTCTTTGACATtaaatccattttttttaattacctCCGCGATGATGACGACGTTTCGGTTCGCCAAT
This portion of the Coffea eugenioides isolate CCC68of chromosome 11, Ceug_1.0, whole genome shotgun sequence genome encodes:
- the LOC113751206 gene encoding protein COFACTOR ASSEMBLY OF COMPLEX C SUBUNIT B CCB1, chloroplastic — protein: MSCGVGCPGVTSHHRSQKMAAKLLLLSPPCLSRPRNTNNNQLIKTTSAAADIVVAGRRLHSSAASAIQEYYRPNTRRFCRRSHGRRRPWLLHPHPPACRALLPVRSSLHESLSSSVVPVALAAHHLGLQHPNSPPLMTIHFFLADSFVGGGYSQASYYTSLGLFVISVPGLWSLIKRSVKSKIVQKTFTAVSDGEGNLMPNQVAGAILSFFARNNFVVLERGETITFEGMMVPSRSQAALLTFCTCISLASVALVLTITVPDAGNNWFWLTTLSPLAGAYYWTRASRKEQIKVKMIVAENGSLSEIIVQGDDQQVDRMRRELQLTEKGMIYVKGIFER